The stretch of DNA CGTGCTGGACACGTCGCTGTTCATCACCGAGGAGATACGCGAGGACGACGAGTCGCTGGAGGAGGCCGTCCATCGCCTGCTCGATCTGATCGCGACCGCTCGACTCGAGCTCAACATCTCCTGTTACGTGCCCCCGTCGATCCACGACGAACTCGGGACGATGTTGCGCGAGCGAAGCGTCGACGAGGACGTGTTCTCGCGGCTCGACACGTGGGTCGTTCGCAAGAGCCCCGATCGGTACGGCGTGACGATCCCGGCGAACGTCGTCAATAACTTCATCGACGAGATGAGCGACCGCGTGGATCGCGGCCTCCGCGTGTCGGAGAAGGCGATCCGCGAGGTCGAACAGCTCGACCCGGACGAGCTCACCGCCGGGTCGGACACGGACGGGCGGGACGAGTACATGACCGAGGCCGATCGGATCCTCTCGGACATGCGAGACAAGTACCGGCGCGCCCTCCGACAGGGCGTCCTGGACTCCCGGGAGGACTTCGACCTGTTGATCCTCGCGCGAGAGCTGGACGCCGGCGTGGTCACCGAGGACCGGGGCATCATCTCCTGGGCCGACGAATTCGGACTCCGGTACGTCCGGGGCGGGCAGTTCCCGACGCTGCTCGAGGAGTACCTGCGAGCGACCGGTATCGAGGACGAGTGATCGGATCGGCTACGTCTCGAGACCACGCGCGAGGAGTTCGACGGGGTGTTCGGGTCGCTCGTACCCGTCGAAGTCGCCGATCTGCGTCCGACAGGAGGTCCCCGGCGCGACGACGGTCGGCGCGCCGCCCTCGCCGGATTTGTCGGCCGTCGGTCGGCCGTCCGAGGCGGCGCGAGCGGCGCTGTCCTCGAGTGTCTCCCGCAGCAGCGATCCGATCGCCGTCGAGAGCTCGTAGTGTTCGGCCTCGTAGCCGAAGCTGCCGGCCATCCCGCAACAGCCCGAGTCCACCGGATCGACGGTGTAGCCGGCCCGCCGGAGGACGCCGACCGCGTGGTGGTCCACGCCGCGGGCTTTCTGGTGGCAGTGACCGTGGAACGTGAGCGATCGCGCGCCGGTCGCGGACTGGTCGAACGACAGCGCCTCGTCCAGCCGGCGGTCGTCAAGGTACTCGCAGACCCCGTAAGCGTTCGCCGCGAGCGCGTCGACTCGATCGTCCGCGAGCAGCGACCGGTACTCGTCGACGACCATCGCCGCGTCGGAGGGCTCGACGAACAGGACCGACCACCCGCGCTCGAGGAAGGGCTCGAGGTCGTCGACGAGCGCCCGCCCCTGCTCGGCGGCGACGTCGAGCAGGCCCGTGGAGTAGGCGGCTCGCCCGGTCG from Natrinema salaciae encodes:
- a CDS encoding RNA ligase partner protein — protein: MPGALPRQRFVLDTSLFITEEIREDDESLEEAVHRLLDLIATARLELNISCYVPPSIHDELGTMLRERSVDEDVFSRLDTWVVRKSPDRYGVTIPANVVNNFIDEMSDRVDRGLRVSEKAIREVEQLDPDELTAGSDTDGRDEYMTEADRILSDMRDKYRRALRQGVLDSREDFDLLILARELDAGVVTEDRGIISWADEFGLRYVRGGQFPTLLEEYLRATGIEDE